The window GTGCTTTGTTCAGATGTAGCTGATTGTtctgttgtggttgttggttctgctgtagatgttgaaacagttgtggttgttggttctgctgtagatgttaaaacagttgtggttgttggttctgctgtagatgttaaaacagttgtggttgttggttctgttgtagatgttgaaacagttgtggttgttggttctgctgtagatgttaaaacagttgtggttgttggttctgttgtagatgttaaaacagttgtggttgttggttctgttgtagatgttaaagtggttgtggttgttggttctgttgtagatgacaaaacagttgtggttgttggttcagctgtagatgttaaaacagttgtggttgttgcttCCGCTGTAGATATAAGTTGTTccttgttgttttgttgtttctgaAGGAGGGGCTGTAGTAGTAAACAAAGTTGTAGTTGTAGGTGAGTTTGTTGTAGCCTCAGTGGTTGACTGAGGTGTACTTGTTGTAGGTACAGATGTTGTTGCTGTCTGTGTTGTGGTGCTTTCTTCAGATGTAGTTGATTGTTCTGCTGTAGATgacaaaacagttgtggttgttgcttGTGTTGTGGTGCTTTGTTCAGATGTAGCTGATTGTtctgttgtggttgttggttctgctgtagatgttaaaactgttgtggttgttggttctgctgtagatgttaaaatgtttgtggttgttggttctgctgtagatgttaaaccagttgtggttgttgcttGTGTTGTAGATGTTCTTCAGTTGTAGTTGAGTGTTCTGTTGTAGCTGTGACAGTGGTtttggttctgttgtagattTTAAAgtagttgtggttgttggttctgttgtagatgacaaaacagttgtggttgttggttctgtgGTGctttgtagatgttaaaacagttgtggttgttgcttCCTCTGTTGATGGTTGtgttgttgttctgttggctgtaGAGTAAACAAAGTTGTAGTTGTAGGTGAGTTTGTTGTAGCCTCAGTGGTTGACTGGTGTGTACTTGTTGTAGATGTAGCTGATGTTGTTGCTGTCTGTGTTGTGGTGCTTTCTTCAGATGCTAGTTGATTGTTCtgctgtagatgttaaaacagttgtggttgttgcttGTGTTGTGGTGCTTTGTTCAGATGTTGATTGttcagttgtggttgttggttctgctgtagatgttaaaactgttgtggttgttggttctgctgtagatgttaaaatggttgtggttgttggttttgctgtagatgttaaaccagttgtggttgttgcttGTGTTGTGGTGCTTTCTTCAGTTGTAGTTGATTGTTCTCTTGTAGATGCTAAAaaagttgtggttgttggttcagctgtagatgttaaaacagttgtggttgttgcttCCGCTGTAGATATaagttgtgttgttgttgtttctgaaGGAGGGGCTGTAGTAGTAAACAAAGTTGTAGTTGTAGGTGAGTTTGTTGTAGCCTCAGTGGTCGACTGAGGTTTACTTGTTGTAGGTACAGATGTTGTTGCTGTCTGTGTTGTGGTGCTTTCTTCAGATGTAGTTGATtgttctgttgtagatgttaaaacagttgtggttgttggttctgttgtagatgttaaagtagttgtggttgttggttctgttgtagatgACAAAACAGTTGTGGCTGTTGTTTGTGTGGTTGTggctgtagatgttaaaacagttgtggttgttgcttGCTTTgttcagttgttgttgtttctgaaGGTAGCTGATTGTTCtgtgtagatgttaaaacagttgtgttgttgCTGGTTGtctgtagatgttaaaacagttgtggttgttggttttgctgtagatgttaaaacagttgtggttgatggttctgttgtagatgttaaaacagttgttgttgttggttctgctgtagatgttaaaacagttgtggttgttggttctgctgtagatgttaaaacagttgtggttgttgcttGTGTTGTGGTGCTTTCCTCAGTTGTAGTTGATTGTTCTCTTGTAGATGctaaaacagttgtggttgttaaaacagttgtggtgctttctgttgtagtTGTAAAACAGTTGATTGGTTCTCTGTGTAGATGctaaaacagttgtggttgttggttcagctgtagattttaaaagttgtggttgttgtggttgttGCTTTCCAGTTGTAGTTGATTGTTCTCTTGTAGATGCTatagatgttgttgttgttgttgttttgtgttgttgttgtttctgaaGGAGGGGCTGTGGTGGTAAACAAAGTTGTAGTTGTAGGTGAGTTTGTTGTAACCTCAGTGGTCAACTGAGGTGTACTTGTTGTAGGTACAGATGTTGTTGCTGTCTGTGTTGTGGTGCTTTCTTCAGTTGTAGTTGATtgttctgttgtagatgttaaaacagttgtggttgttgcttTAGCCGTAGATATAAGCTGTGTTGTTTCTGAAGGAGGGGCTgtagttttaaagaaatttgtAGTTGTAGGTAAGTTTGTTGTAATGTCTGTTGTCGATTGAGCTGTACCTGTTGTAGGTACAGATGTTGTTGTCTGTGTTGTGGTGCTATGTTCAGATGTAGTTGATTGTTCTGTTGTAGttgttaaaacagttgtttttgttggttCAGCTGTAGATATaagttgtgttgttgttgtttctgagGCAGGGGCTGTAGTTGTAAACACAGTTGTAGTTGAGTTTGTTGTTGCCTCAGTTGTCAATTGAATTGTACTTGTTGTAGGCAGGAGtgttgtttctgtctgtgttgtGGTGCTATGTTCAGATGTAGTTAATTGTTGTGCTGTAGATGGTAAAAAGGTTGTGGTTGTTGCTTCTGCCGTAGATGTGAGTTGTGTTGCAGTTGTTTCTGAGGTAGGGGCTGTAGTTGTAAACAAAGTTGTAGTTGTAGGTGAGATTGTTGTAACCTTAGTTGTGGATTGAGATGTACTTCTTGTAGGTAAGGATGTTTTTGCTTCAGATGTAGATTTTTTTACCGTAGATGTTAAACCCATTGTGtttgttggttctgttgtagatgttaaaacagttggGGTTGTTTGTTTAGTAGTATGTGAGTTTGTTGTAGCCAGAATTGTAGATTGAGCTGTATTTGTTGTAGTTAGGGATGTTGTGGTTGTCTTCAATGTAGCTGATTGCCCTGATGTAGATGTTAAGACAGTTGTGGGTGTTGGTTCTGCCGTAGATGTAagctgtgttgttgttgttgtttctgaaAGAGGGGCTGTAGTTGTAAACAAAGTTGTAGCTCTAACCCCAGTTGTAGAATGAGATGTACTTGTAGGTGGggatgttgttgctgtttttagtaTGGTGCTTTGTTCAGATGTAGTTTTTTGTTCAGTTGTAGATGTTGAAGCAGCTGTGCTTGTGTCAGTTGTTGCTGAGCAGTATTGAATGTGCTGTTGTTTCAGTTGTATGCAAAAGTCTGTTGTTTGTGCAGCTAAGTATGGCAGAACAGTCATGTATTCAGTTGTTGCAGTTGTAGGTGAGTTTGCTGAATCAGCTATTGCACTATAAAACACTGTTGTTAAAAAATCAAAGTACAGAGCCAGTTTATAGCAATTGTCACATATAAATAAGTAgtaagagaaataaagaatttaaatgCCAGTAACTTACAGACCTAAACTTAACACTgcaattattagtgtttttcttCTCATCTTTGTAGCTGTCAAATACACCAcctataaacataaaatacataacattAGCATATATGTGAGGAATCACATAGCTTTCAGCTTATCagtaaagtaagaaaaaactaataataaaataacacttttccagatgatttacataaaaagataaaagagaaTAAATGCTGGTTAATGGTGAACTAAATTAAGTAAGATATTATTCACATCAGCACTAATGAttttcgccagtcggagattacttataataatgttaaagagGTGTCTGTACAATGTCAGACACTGTAATGTGCtttggtcccctccctgcttactaTGGCTGCCCAgctcaggaagcagacagactggctaaactGACCGTCTGCTAGCCGCCTCATGTCACAGAAGTCAgataattctcagcacatagtgTCTGTTCCCCCGAAgtagaaaacacagaaaacatctaAACCAAATGAACAATTCCAGAATAgtactggctgcagataaaATCTTAATTGTAAATAAGAATTCGAGAGGGcgatgaatggaaaacagctTTTGTGACGGCTACCAGTCACTATGAATACCTCATGATGTTGTGTGGACTAGTCAACGCACCATCAGTTTATGCATGAGGTACTCAAAGGCTTTCTCCAAACTTGTATACATTGACTGCAAGACTCTGACGGAACACCAAGGACACATTAATTTGAAGCGATCACCTCTTTGCCAGTGAGTGTGATTAGAGAAAATAACTGCGCCAGTCCTCTGCTGTCCAATCCTGTTTAGTCTGTTGTTGACGAAGTGGCTGCCCTTCTCGCCTTTGTCCAAAACATTGTCCAAAATTCATGGCCTCACTGTGGTCTCAGATGCTCTCACACCCACCTGTTGCCATTCCTGAGCAAGCTCTGCAACTATTCCGTAGCCTGACACTTCCTGTAATTCTTCACTGTAGTTAAACCCATTTTGTGAGGCCATTTCTTCAAGGTGGCAGAAAATGGTGCAAATCAGAAGATGTCAAAACTGGGTATGTATCAATAGTCCAGAAGTTTTAAAATTTATCCTCTTGAGCCATCCTACAACATGCCCTTTTCCAACACACTTTTACCAGAACTTACACACATCAACTTTTACTCTAGACCTGTGCTATAATAATCCCTACCAATATAACTCTTTATATACACTACACACTTTTAAAAGAGACAGACATGTTGATGTTTGaggtttgttttctctgtttttgagGGATGATCTTTTTAAATCCTACCCTATGAATTGCaccaaaaatgtgttattagtCAGACAGTTTACTATAGTCAGGAGGGAGCTGTTTATTATTCATAACAGTAATAGCGTATACCAACGATAACAGTAATAGTGCAAATTAatgttatagtttttatttctaaCAATTGCTATGTATGTGTCTAGTGCTTTTACTAATGTTTATAGCATTACTTGTTACAATGTAACTACTATATGAAATAACATAGACTTCTTCATGACTACTGTTTGCATGTTTCGTTTCATTCTATAAGCTACATGTTCTAGAAATGTGTACTAGTGTTAAATTCTACCAGTTCTGGCAGATAATACTGATGTCAGGGTTATGGACTTATGGACTATTTGTCATTGTTCTATATGCTCCCTATGACCAAGTGTTTGTGCTAGTTTTCCCAAATGTTTCCTTATGCCCTTATTTGGttcttcctgtttcctgtcctCATAGTTCTTTATAGTTAATTTGGTTTCAGTTGCATGTTATCTCATTCTCCACCGTTTATATGTCCCGTGTTCTTCCCTGGTATTTTATCCGTTGTTAAACGTCATTAAGTTACATTGTTGCCAGATTTagctattaaaacaaacaaaagctgaaaaatgaaaatgaacaaattatttaaaatctttagcAGATAATATAAGACAGGGGAAATGCAGCCTGTAGATGAATTACAAACAGCCTAAAGTCTgactattatattatagtatattaagTGTCCAGCAAGCatagtttacaaaaatatgcaGTTTCACAATGTCTACACAAAGACACAGTTCTAAATTTTAATCTAGCTAGATATAGATATAGCTGTAATACCTGATTGATAAcaatttgattaataaaaaagttaaactcATATGCACTGCCAGTTCTTACACGCATGCCAAGCCccaatttaatttgtaaagtaTGATACGAACAAAAATGCAaccatttaaaagcataaaatatcTCATGTTACATCCTGGCATTTGTAACATTCTCATCACTATCTGCATGTCTCATCAATGAGTATGCAATGTTGGAGAACAAGCTTTTGGGGCATTAAATAATATGCATGTCAAAATGTGTTGCTTTTAAGCACATctataaaagcttttattaccccactgtaaaaaaaaatagaaaaaaactgcatagGACAAAAAGAGTTCTTTATttgctaataaatatttaaattgcaaaaaagaCTGTAAATTGACTGTTCCTGTCAAtggttttaatttatgtttgtgttgAAATTGTAGTTTAAATGTTTGGCCACTTGCTTGAGAAACGTAACATAAATCAGaagaaaatgcacaaataagtGATAAGGACTGCTCAACTGTAAGAACAAAAATACTGCACAATCTAACATTTAGCTCAGATAAAATAAAGCTCCAAATAATTCCCCAATCCAaccatcaaattaaaaattcaattcaaaccctaaaaaaaattttagtCGACCATATCGGCGGATGCTGCTTTGTATAATCAATGACCAGCCTCAAAAATCCTGATCAGAACGCCCATAATAAATTTCATGCATCCTTACTCGATAAacattcatttctaaaaaaaaaatatatacatttacaggCAGCTGAAATCATGAAATGACTTAAATTCCAGTCCTAAAGCCGTTCTATAGAAGACAATGGTCATTATTCAGAGTTAAACATAAAGAattcttattaaaatcaaaagtgaaatgatTACAGATAATCTCAAATACGAATAAAGATTATAAATCAGAAAGTACTGGTATAGTAATACTTAAGTCATGCTCACCCAATCCATTTTGCACCTGAGTCTTACACACAGGTGAAGCTGTTAAGTCCCTTGATAAAAGCAAATAACTGCTGTCCTCaaattttaggtttttattagCTCTGTTTTGTGTCACATGACAAACTGCATATGATGGTggtgcatttttaatgcattccaTCTTTAACCAAACTGGATAAACTTCCATCTGGCTGCAAAAAGATAAGAAGCAAATCCAAGATGATGTTAAGCAGAGTTAAATAACACcataaataaagttgaaatcaCTGCTTTTAGTGTTTTAGAGTTTCATTTCCTGAGGTTTAATCAGGTCATGAAGTTTTGTCATTAAGATAAGTGGCTCTGATAATAAATCTTTGTTGTGATCTTTGTTGTGAATAAAAAAGTTGTTGTGCAGGTTTTCAAGATGAAGTGTCACATATGATCAAGACATCATATCTGTTTGGGTTTTTTCCCCAGATGAGCGCCTTGAtttctttgtacattttttggttttgtatttAAGTGTTAGTTAAGTGTTCTAGAGTTAAAAAATAGatgcaaaacagtaaaataaaagcaaataaggAAAATGACTGAATGAAGATCTTCCTAACATATCTTGTGGAAGTGGAAGAAGGGACTGGTTTAGCATGATAAGTCTGTACTTATAGCAGTTCTAATTATACTGTAGTGTCTCCAGTAAGGAGTTTAAACAATGTTTGATGGAAAAGTCAGGGAAGGTCTCCATGGCTGAACTAAAAGTCCCTTTGCAGTAGTCGAGGCAGATCATCAAAATGTCGTCTTTCTCTTTCAGAGAGAAATTGAGAAATATAATTCAACAGTAACACAACAGGACCTTTGGGAAAACAAGTCCCAGTGACTTTGTACAGCACATCAAGcaccaaaaaaatacaataacgaTGTGCTGATGAATTCATAACATGTCTTAATTAAGCAAGGTTAAAAGTGtttgcaaataattttaaaatggatGAATTGATTGGCGCTTTGTGAAGCCATTTTTCTACTGTATGAGTTTAAAGAGCTTTCAATGCAGCACAAAGtttgaaatatagaaataaaattaataaatattgaatcttttaaataattcgTGGAAATCGAAGAATGGATTCAATTCAAATCCGTGCTAAAGGTTCTCCACCCCGAAAGTAAACTCAAATGATGCCAATTCGGGGTATGATTGTGTCATATAGTTTCAGAAGGAAATACAGTTTCTGTTTGAGAGGATATAATAGAACTGATCCCTACTACAACGTGCATTTCCTTTTCTATTCGTTTCCATTAAGGCTGTGAATAAGGATCAGACCATTTCACCACTGAGAACAGAACGAAGGACCAATGGTACCAAAATTTAAGTT is drawn from Puntigrus tetrazona isolate hp1 chromosome 7, ASM1883169v1, whole genome shotgun sequence and contains these coding sequences:
- the LOC122349098 gene encoding cell wall protein DAN4 codes for the protein MDWVVYLTATKMRRKTLIIAVLSLVFYSAIADSANSPTTATTEYMTVLPYLAAQTTDFCIQLKQQHIQYCSATTDTSTAASTSTTEQKTTSEQSTILKTATTSPPTSTSHSTTGVRATTLFTTTAPLSETTTTTQLTSTAEPTPTTVLTSTSGQSATLKTTTTSLTTTNTAQSTILATTNSHTTKQTTPTVLTSTTEPTNTMGLTSTVKKSTSEAKTSLPTRSTSQSTTKVTTISPTTTTLFTTTAPTSETTATQLTSTAEATTTTFLPSTAQQLTTSEHSTTTQTETTLLPTTSTIQLTTEATTNSTTTVFTTTAPASETTTTQLISTAEPTKTTVLTTTTEQSTTSEHSTTTQTTTSVPTTGTAQSTTDITTNLPTTTNFFKTTAPPSETTQLISTAKATTTTVLTSTTEQSTTTEESTTTQTATTSVPTTSTPQLTTEVTTNSPTTTTLFTTTAPPSETTTTQNNNNNNIYSIYKRTINYNWKHLQENNQLQLRKAPQHKQQPQLF